The Leptospira sp. WS39.C2 genome contains a region encoding:
- a CDS encoding lysophospholipid acyltransferase family protein: MKVYLRITLLVFGKASPFLIRGVYQSITGNKEKRIKEFLEGTKVWAEDVKKITKTNLLVFNQFTVPEKGQMIFLNHVNEMDFPYDCYVIRKPFLANQVIKKAWFAYWWMTAMGSQVFDNSKAMSIAVSVKNLIEGLKTTSYIVYPEGKNTYSEEIQPLKKGMVKIAFDQKIPVFVAVKSGITSYQEYQKGNVIGYLGLGTHHPNDFSSWEEFQDHLYKLMHSKKQELDGMLELERNKLQSNST; the protein is encoded by the coding sequence ATGAAAGTTTATTTACGAATCACCTTACTTGTGTTTGGTAAAGCGAGTCCATTTTTGATACGGGGTGTATACCAATCGATCACTGGCAATAAAGAGAAGAGAATCAAAGAATTCCTCGAAGGTACAAAGGTTTGGGCAGAAGATGTCAAAAAAATTACAAAAACAAACCTACTTGTTTTCAATCAATTCACTGTTCCTGAAAAAGGACAGATGATTTTTTTGAATCATGTCAATGAAATGGATTTCCCTTATGATTGTTATGTAATTAGAAAACCTTTTTTAGCAAACCAAGTCATTAAAAAAGCATGGTTTGCCTACTGGTGGATGACGGCGATGGGTTCACAAGTATTTGATAATTCAAAGGCAATGTCGATTGCTGTTTCTGTCAAAAATCTAATCGAAGGATTAAAAACTACATCTTATATCGTATACCCAGAAGGCAAAAACACTTACAGCGAAGAAATCCAACCTTTAAAAAAAGGAATGGTTAAAATTGCTTTTGATCAAAAAATTCCAGTATTTGTAGCAGTGAAATCTGGTATCACCAGTTACCAAGAATACCAAAAAGGAAATGTGATTGGTTATTTAGGGCTTGGTACCCACCACCCAAATGATTTTTCAAGTTGGGAGGAATTCCAAGACCATCTTTATAAACTTATGCATTCCAAAAAACAGGAGTTAGATGGAATGTTAGAGTTGGAACGAAACAAACTTCAATCAAATTCAACTTAA
- a CDS encoding FecR domain-containing protein encodes MNLDKRDSFVLLILTCIAIFFSVLFYLDLNRKIDIGDREVIGTIFFKNNIVQRKFEDEVIWEKLENNSPLINKDTIRSEAFSDAIIRLKDGTEINIDENSMFNLDLRGEDPNLEFSEGSLQVKKNDSNSNQIKITSSGSEINVDSGNVKIEKAKDQELSLFVEKGKTTVKQNGKSLDVEQGKKAEFKKTGIEIKKIPIVLTSPPSQKLFYAEPNDVNVLFSWKMEPGFDSPYLEISRSPNFSLTFFSETIQGNKTSVNLKEGTFYWRVKVKNQKTNEMETSETNKLFVSKLEPFLGESPSQGNVFPFVQILPLVTVSWSKLTTANSYTFYLSDSNSFQKPLKQMETTANQISFDDLKEGTYFWKVIAKSSFPDTKDRETKIYSFSIKKQNTIPAPKWQRPNFDAEISLEEIKLNQAILIWEGNAEIHSYHVKIAKDVKLTNLVTDTETKSNFLVPNWNVLGQGQYYVSIIGKTKEGKETEPSSTLSFTIIDKKKKTEVIPIVDENKNNPPQETKLEILSPNGSIVQMKGKTSLDFHWKLSGTTADKFDLVLYQHFPDKKIAIYKTSTKDSSFQLKDLSILDEGSFSWDLSVYKNSNFVLSRKGNFILALDQLKSLKPTDIEFISPKRLYKEKR; translated from the coding sequence ATGAATTTAGATAAAAGAGATTCATTTGTATTATTAATCCTAACATGCATTGCTATTTTTTTTAGTGTTTTATTTTACTTAGACTTAAATCGCAAAATAGATATTGGTGATCGTGAAGTCATCGGAACTATTTTTTTCAAAAATAATATTGTTCAAAGAAAATTTGAAGACGAAGTCATTTGGGAAAAACTAGAAAACAATAGTCCACTCATCAATAAGGATACAATTCGTTCCGAAGCTTTTTCTGATGCCATCATCCGCTTAAAGGATGGCACAGAAATCAACATTGACGAAAACTCAATGTTTAACTTAGATTTAAGAGGAGAAGATCCGAATTTGGAATTTTCGGAGGGATCATTACAGGTAAAAAAGAATGATTCAAATTCCAATCAAATCAAAATCACAAGTTCAGGTAGCGAAATCAATGTTGATTCAGGCAATGTAAAAATAGAAAAAGCCAAAGACCAAGAACTAAGTTTGTTTGTAGAAAAAGGAAAAACAACGGTCAAACAAAATGGTAAATCCTTAGATGTAGAACAAGGCAAAAAAGCAGAATTCAAAAAAACGGGAATTGAAATTAAAAAAATTCCGATTGTTCTCACTTCACCTCCTTCCCAAAAATTATTTTATGCGGAACCAAATGATGTAAACGTTTTGTTTAGTTGGAAAATGGAACCTGGATTTGACTCTCCTTATCTGGAGATTTCAAGATCACCAAATTTTTCTCTCACATTTTTTTCTGAAACAATTCAAGGAAACAAAACTTCTGTTAACTTAAAAGAAGGAACATTCTATTGGAGAGTGAAAGTTAAAAATCAAAAGACAAATGAGATGGAAACTAGTGAAACGAATAAACTTTTTGTTTCAAAATTAGAACCTTTTCTTGGCGAGTCACCCAGTCAAGGGAATGTGTTTCCTTTTGTTCAAATCCTACCTTTGGTAACAGTTTCCTGGAGCAAATTAACAACCGCTAATTCATACACATTTTATTTATCAGATTCAAACAGTTTTCAAAAACCATTGAAACAAATGGAAACAACTGCAAATCAAATTTCATTTGATGATTTAAAAGAAGGTACTTACTTTTGGAAGGTAATTGCAAAATCTTCATTTCCAGATACAAAAGACCGAGAAACGAAAATTTATTCTTTTTCTATCAAAAAACAAAATACGATCCCAGCTCCAAAATGGCAAAGACCAAATTTTGATGCAGAAATTAGTTTAGAAGAAATCAAACTGAACCAAGCAATTTTGATATGGGAGGGAAACGCAGAAATCCATTCCTATCATGTCAAAATCGCTAAAGATGTAAAACTTACAAATTTAGTTACAGATACGGAAACAAAATCAAATTTTTTAGTACCAAACTGGAATGTTCTCGGACAAGGGCAGTATTATGTTTCGATCATAGGAAAAACAAAGGAAGGCAAAGAAACAGAACCATCTTCTACTCTAAGTTTTACCATCATTGACAAAAAGAAAAAAACAGAAGTCATTCCGATAGTTGATGAAAACAAAAACAATCCTCCACAAGAAACTAAATTAGAAATTTTGTCGCCGAACGGATCTATTGTGCAAATGAAAGGAAAAACGAGTTTGGACTTCCATTGGAAATTAAGTGGAACAACAGCTGATAAATTCGATTTGGTATTGTACCAACATTTTCCTGATAAAAAAATAGCAATTTATAAAACGAGCACCAAAGACTCTTCTTTCCAATTAAAAGACCTAAGTATTTTAGATGAAGGTAGTTTTTCTTGGGATTTGAGTGTGTATAAAAATTCTAATTTTGTTTTATCACGGAAAGGGAATTTTATTTTGGCCTTAGACCAACTCAAATCATTAAAACCTACTGATATCGAATTTATTTCACCCAAACGATTGTATAAAGAAAAACGATGA
- a CDS encoding adenylate/guanylate cyclase domain-containing protein, translating into MKTILIKLRDLLSKKTATSGDFQFPIRYKLLLITSIVLLISMSGVIFLASYFFRKDSEVRVKENNIKINEILSLKVKSDLHSIRQDVHITASAILRSTQSANSIAKELFEEDQNFVFIGAYDSSFNPKFETVNDNFLEKYDYQKSEVKTILRNIQPKLKKSFSGTTVIWNISPYFRNPILCISFPLSESKDTNTILVTLVKLDTLLDAFQTSGPVETFLVSEDGSVLAHPDAKVVLSGINLNDLPIVERMKKSTVDNGQFRYENKEGEFFLASFKKLDLGGVGVISQVRETKIFEEVNNIRKRNIYLLIVSLSLSFIVVYIFAKSLSTPILKLVDASEEIRRGNYHITLHATTHDEIGTLTKSFVSMGRGLEEREKLKDSFGRFVNQDIAELAAKGKLSIGGKRKFCTIFFSDIRSFTAISEKLQPEEVVEFLNLYMTEMVKCVQDTGGTVDKFIGDAIMATWGALRDHKDHAKASVEAALKMRERLIEFNKTRGTVKKPYIKIGCGINTGNVIAGQIGSSDKMEYTVIGDSVNLASRVESFNKETHTDILITESTYNEVKSEFHVVSMGEIEFKGKSKAQKVYAVLGKKSDPNAPKNLTELQRLVGIEVTTKKGKK; encoded by the coding sequence ATGAAAACGATTTTGATCAAATTAAGAGACCTTTTAAGTAAAAAAACAGCAACATCGGGGGATTTCCAATTCCCTATTCGATACAAACTGTTGTTAATCACTTCAATCGTTTTACTTATCTCTATGTCAGGTGTGATTTTTCTTGCGTCCTATTTTTTTCGAAAAGATAGTGAGGTACGGGTAAAAGAAAACAATATCAAAATTAACGAAATCCTTTCTTTAAAAGTAAAATCAGACCTACATTCAATTAGACAAGATGTCCATATTACTGCATCAGCGATACTACGGAGCACTCAATCTGCAAATAGCATTGCTAAAGAGTTATTCGAGGAAGATCAAAATTTTGTCTTCATTGGAGCTTATGATTCTAGTTTTAATCCGAAATTTGAAACTGTTAACGACAACTTTTTAGAAAAATACGATTACCAGAAATCCGAAGTCAAAACTATTTTAAGAAATATCCAACCCAAACTTAAAAAATCTTTCAGTGGAACTACTGTTATCTGGAACATTAGTCCATACTTTCGTAATCCTATTTTATGTATCAGTTTTCCTTTATCAGAATCAAAAGATACAAATACTATACTTGTAACACTTGTAAAATTAGATACTCTGTTAGATGCGTTTCAAACTTCGGGACCAGTAGAAACTTTTTTAGTGAGTGAAGATGGTAGTGTACTAGCTCACCCGGATGCAAAAGTAGTTCTTTCTGGAATTAACCTCAATGATTTACCAATTGTAGAACGTATGAAAAAGTCCACAGTGGATAACGGACAATTTCGTTATGAAAACAAAGAGGGAGAATTTTTCTTAGCATCATTTAAAAAACTAGATTTAGGTGGTGTAGGAGTTATTTCTCAGGTCCGAGAAACAAAAATTTTCGAAGAAGTAAATAATATTCGAAAGAGGAATATTTACCTGCTCATTGTATCTCTATCTTTATCTTTTATAGTTGTTTATATTTTTGCAAAATCACTTTCCACTCCCATCCTAAAATTAGTAGATGCTTCGGAAGAAATCCGACGTGGCAACTATCACATCACTTTACACGCAACCACACATGATGAGATTGGCACCCTCACCAAATCATTCGTGAGTATGGGGCGAGGGCTTGAAGAACGCGAAAAACTAAAAGACTCGTTTGGAAGATTTGTTAACCAAGACATTGCGGAACTTGCCGCCAAAGGTAAGTTATCGATTGGTGGAAAACGAAAATTTTGTACCATCTTTTTTTCTGATATCAGAAGTTTTACAGCAATTTCGGAAAAACTCCAACCTGAAGAAGTAGTTGAGTTCTTAAATCTTTATATGACAGAGATGGTAAAATGTGTCCAAGATACTGGTGGCACAGTAGATAAATTCATCGGTGATGCGATTATGGCAACATGGGGTGCTTTAAGAGATCACAAAGATCACGCCAAAGCATCTGTGGAAGCTGCCTTAAAAATGAGAGAACGATTGATCGAGTTTAATAAAACAAGAGGAACAGTCAAAAAACCATATATCAAAATTGGATGTGGTATTAACACTGGGAATGTGATTGCGGGTCAAATTGGTAGTTCAGACAAAATGGAATACACTGTCATTGGCGATTCGGTAAATTTAGCCTCAAGAGTTGAATCTTTTAATAAAGAAACTCATACAGATATTTTGATTACTGAATCTACTTATAATGAAGTAAAATCAGAGTTCCATGTAGTCAGTATGGGTGAAATTGAATTTAAAGGAAAATCAAAGGCACAAAAGGTATATGCTGTCCTTGGCAAAAAATCAGATCCAAATGCACCAAAAAATTTAACCGAGTTACAACGTTTAGTTGGGATCGAAGTAACTACGAAAAAGGGAAAAAAATGA
- a CDS encoding DUF1574 domain-containing protein — protein sequence MDLIKNRYLLVPFLVVFLTFCLDKLLILENVHTYFSKSLSDINYIQKNELYEDLKEYLSLKNRDKVIVYFGNSRALLFDNDYIHKKYPGWVMFNFSVPGGKPDYVLQWMEQFAKDEVKPDFFLFDHSVEMFNSAATLKVDETLTNGLNVSFVLKHFSRFSTDDISTLIAKRMFRAYQYRPKLEVIITRAKNKDTLLYPYRNLRNNLMANLKKGKGSAMTPGTHQAVLPPELLKKSAIGDFHSYLVPYRFSENILSFTDQSLQLAKKLNVPSAMIWVRLSLPYMDHIRHLKVSVGENVEGTVYDDWYPRMLTYHKQNGVPFWNMNDDPTYTCNDFSDAGHMSPSCYEDYTDYIFKNLNQSFVMGAR from the coding sequence TTCCTAGTTGTATTTTTGACTTTTTGTTTGGATAAATTACTGATTCTAGAAAATGTTCATACTTATTTTTCTAAATCTTTATCTGATATCAATTATATCCAAAAGAATGAATTGTATGAAGATTTAAAAGAATACTTAAGTCTTAAAAATCGAGATAAAGTTATCGTATATTTTGGAAATTCTAGAGCTCTACTATTTGATAACGATTACATTCACAAAAAATACCCTGGATGGGTGATGTTTAATTTTTCTGTTCCAGGTGGAAAACCAGATTATGTTTTACAATGGATGGAGCAGTTTGCAAAAGATGAAGTAAAACCTGATTTCTTTTTATTTGATCATTCTGTTGAGATGTTTAACTCTGCGGCTACTTTAAAAGTGGATGAAACTTTGACAAATGGACTAAATGTTTCTTTTGTTTTGAAACATTTTTCAAGATTTTCCACTGATGATATTTCTACATTAATCGCTAAACGAATGTTTCGTGCCTATCAATATCGTCCTAAGTTAGAAGTTATCATCACAAGAGCTAAAAATAAAGACACCTTATTGTATCCTTATAGAAATTTGCGTAATAACCTAATGGCAAATTTAAAAAAAGGAAAAGGATCTGCGATGACTCCAGGAACACACCAAGCTGTGTTACCTCCTGAGTTATTAAAAAAATCTGCTATAGGAGATTTTCATTCTTACTTAGTTCCATATCGTTTTTCTGAAAATATTTTAAGTTTTACGGACCAGTCATTACAACTCGCAAAAAAACTTAATGTTCCTTCTGCCATGATCTGGGTTCGGTTATCATTACCTTATATGGATCACATTCGCCATTTAAAAGTTTCTGTTGGAGAGAATGTTGAAGGTACTGTTTATGATGATTGGTATCCAAGGATGTTAACTTACCATAAACAAAATGGAGTTCCTTTTTGGAATATGAATGATGATCCAACTTATACCTGCAACGACTTCAGTGATGCAGGTCACATGTCACCTTCTTGTTATGAAGATTATACGGATTATATCTTTAAAAATCTAAATCAATCCTTTGTAATGGGAGCGCGATAG
- the truA gene encoding tRNA pseudouridine(38-40) synthase TruA, with amino-acid sequence MPNYALLVEYNGTHFFGWQKQKNLPTVQSSIESALAIILRKNPASRLSVAGRTDTGVHALGMVCNFKTEKPIPNFHKLLVSINSLTPKGVSVKNMIEVPPEFHARFSCTGREYIYKLYYNKYESSFVEGRAFWIKHHIDWELIQKQLHGLVGEKDFRSLTKAKSMAGKRAVREILAINLEQLSPDWYQIRIRANGFMHNMVRITVGTLLDIGKGRWESRSIDSILEEKNRSRAGVTLPPDGLYFVRAYYEDHPEIHELYKIPLP; translated from the coding sequence TTGCCCAATTACGCTCTTCTTGTCGAATATAATGGCACCCATTTTTTTGGGTGGCAAAAACAAAAAAACCTTCCGACTGTCCAATCCTCAATCGAATCTGCTCTTGCAATTATTCTGAGAAAAAATCCAGCCTCACGTCTGTCAGTTGCAGGAAGGACTGATACGGGAGTTCATGCCCTTGGTATGGTCTGTAATTTTAAAACTGAGAAACCTATCCCCAATTTTCACAAACTTCTGGTTTCAATCAACTCCCTAACACCCAAAGGAGTTTCTGTGAAAAATATGATAGAAGTTCCTCCTGAATTCCACGCCCGTTTCAGTTGTACCGGAAGAGAGTATATTTATAAATTGTACTACAACAAATATGAAAGTAGTTTTGTAGAAGGTAGAGCATTTTGGATCAAACACCATATTGATTGGGAATTGATCCAAAAACAATTACATGGATTAGTGGGTGAAAAAGATTTTCGGTCTTTAACAAAAGCAAAGTCAATGGCTGGAAAACGTGCGGTCAGAGAGATTTTAGCCATCAATTTGGAACAATTATCACCAGATTGGTACCAAATCCGGATCCGTGCCAATGGATTTATGCACAATATGGTGCGAATTACTGTTGGAACTTTACTGGACATTGGGAAGGGACGTTGGGAATCTAGATCCATAGACTCCATATTGGAAGAAAAGAACCGTTCGCGAGCAGGAGTCACTCTGCCACCGGATGGACTCTATTTTGTCCGCGCGTATTACGAAGATCATCCGGAAATTCATGAATTGTACAAAATCCCTCTTCCTTAG
- a CDS encoding DUF2225 domain-containing protein, translating to MSQAAAQSKKVSFRAKESTACPICDENHQKEQMFQGGGRLIAGKLAQDLRRLYEKNRKFGRVSPLDYVMTVCPRCLYASFPKDWNALNPADNEAIRMATDARRSYIEKILGPIDFTQERQIVLGAASYLLGMDCYQLRGVSVAPTPKKAVCAIRAAWYFSDLHDEFPNLGYDKIRDLLYQKAAVIYGYTLELMQNGNEPVDQAAGMLGPDTDNNWGFDGVIYLNAFLTKKFKDQMAPKPEDQVLLLSRAKRTLARLYGSGKASKGKPGPIVEMTRELYDEYNAILEEMGGEK from the coding sequence ATGTCCCAAGCCGCCGCCCAGTCAAAAAAAGTATCTTTTCGTGCCAAAGAGTCTACAGCTTGCCCAATTTGTGATGAAAATCACCAAAAGGAGCAAATGTTCCAAGGGGGTGGTCGACTCATCGCTGGGAAATTAGCCCAAGATTTACGCCGTCTTTACGAAAAAAATAGAAAATTTGGTCGTGTGAGCCCTCTGGATTATGTCATGACCGTTTGCCCACGTTGCCTCTATGCTTCGTTCCCAAAAGATTGGAATGCGCTGAACCCAGCCGACAACGAAGCCATTCGTATGGCAACTGATGCTCGCAGAAGTTATATAGAAAAAATCCTTGGGCCGATTGATTTTACACAAGAGCGCCAAATTGTGTTAGGTGCTGCATCCTATTTACTCGGAATGGATTGTTACCAATTACGCGGAGTGAGTGTTGCCCCTACTCCCAAAAAAGCAGTTTGTGCCATTCGAGCCGCTTGGTATTTTTCAGACCTTCATGATGAGTTTCCTAATTTAGGGTATGACAAAATCAGAGACTTACTCTACCAAAAAGCCGCAGTGATTTATGGTTACACATTAGAACTCATGCAAAATGGAAACGAACCTGTCGACCAAGCTGCTGGTATGCTTGGACCTGATACAGATAACAACTGGGGTTTTGACGGTGTTATATACCTAAATGCATTCCTTACAAAAAAATTCAAAGACCAAATGGCTCCAAAACCAGAAGACCAAGTTTTACTTCTATCACGTGCCAAACGAACACTTGCTAGGTTGTATGGATCAGGGAAAGCAAGTAAAGGTAAACCAGGTCCTATCGTTGAGATGACTCGAGAATTATACGATGAATACAATGCAATATTAGAGGAAATGGGAGGCGAGAAGTAA